TCACTGTGTCCATGGGATCACCGTGCTCATGGGATCACCGTGCTCCTGGGATCACCGTGCTCATGGGATCACCGTGCCCATGGGATCACTGTGCCCATGGGATCACTGTATCCATGGGATCACCGTGCCCATGGGATCACCGTGCCCATGGGATCACCTTGCCCATGGGATCACCGTGCCCATGGGATCACCGTGCCCATGGGATCACTGTGCCCATGGGATCACCGTGCCCATGGGATTCCCATCCGCGATGCCGAGGGATCCCGCCTGCCGCATCCCTGCTTTTTCCGGGATCAATAAATTAAGGAAGTGTCCgagggctggggcagaggcacagctggcactgctatCTCACGGCCAGGGACATCCTGGGTGTGGCAAACAGGGGCTGGTCCAGGGGTGGCCAGGCCGGCTGCTGCTGGCTCAGCTCCTTCTCCAGCCTCTTGAAAAGCTTCTTGGAGGCTTTTTTCCGGCGCAGCCTTCGGAAGCAGCCGAGCAAGCCGTGATCCAGGGCGGTCTGGGGCCAGAGCAGGAGGGAAATGGGGTTGGGGGGGCACAGGAGAGCCCCGTGCCCACCTGGGGAAGCTCCAGGGGGATGCCCTCTCCCAAAGCCCCCCTGACCCACCTCCAGCACGAAGGCAGCGAAGAAGTTGAGGGCGGCGATGCCCAAGAGGAGCAGCTTGAAATTGAAATCCTCGATGGGCTGGAGCTTcagcagggatttggggaagCCCAGCGGGTACAGGGTCAGCCAGATCATCAGGCCGAAGAGCAGGATGAGGACAAGGAGGAAGAGCACTGGGGGAGAGAGGGGGCAGGGTGAGGGGCAGGGGAGAGAGGGCTGGTGGCTCTTGGTGTCCCCATGGGGGTCCCCGTGGATGCCCCTGTGTGTGCCCCATGCGTGTCCCCGTGGGTGTcctgtgggtgtccctgtgtgttcccCTGGCTGAGACTCCAAAATCTCGTTCCTGTCCCCATGGGTatccctgtgggtgccctgtgggtgtccctgtgggtgccctgAGTGTCCCCGtgcgtgtccctgtgtgtccccctgaCTGAGACTCCGAAACCTCATTCCTGTCCCCATGGGTGCCCTGTGGGTGTCCCTGTGGGTACCCCTGGGTGTCCCCCTGGATTCCTTGTGGGTGTCCCCTTGGGTGTCCCCCGGGTGTCCCCATGGGTCCCCCTGGGTGACCCCATGAGTGCCCCTTGGGTGTCCCCATGGGTGCCCTGTGGGTGTCCTTGTGGGTGCCCCCCTGAGCACCCCCGTGGTgtccccctgagtgtccccatgggtgccctgtgggtgcccctcaggtgtcccctgggtgtccccatgggtgccctgtgggtgcccctcaggtgtccccatggGTGCCCCTCAGGTGTCCTCACCGTTGGTGTAGAGTGGCTCCCGGAAGGGGTAGCCCTTGGACATGGCCACGGCCAGGATGAGGTACTGGAAGCCGGTGACACAGAACAGGACGGTGTTCTCGTAGTTGGGCAGGTTCTGGGGCGCTGTCACCGTGCTGTTCAGGGGGACGtacctggcacagggacaggggacagggtcaGCAGAGAGGCCAAGGGGGGCTGGGCACCACCCCTCGTTCTCCATCAGTTACAGCTTTGGGAAGAGCAGGGGCAGCTCCAACCTCTGCTCTGGGACCAGGGACGGATTCCTTGGGAATGGGAGctggcccaggggggtttgggttggaggtcagcaaaggctcttccccagagggtgctggcactgcccaggctccccagggaatggtcccagcactgccagagctcaaggacaggctgggattgttgagatgtctgtgcagggccaggggttggactggatgatcccttCCAACTAAAGACATTCCATGCTTCCCTGTCTGctgccaaatcccaaatcccaggacacaccctgggctctgccacaACCTCAGTGCCATCCCCATCACCAAACCCTCAGGAAACCAGGGCAGGTtcaggtgggatattgggaaagacTTCCTCATGGCAAGGGATGCATGCACTGGAACAGCGTGTCCAGGGGAGGATGGAATCAccaccctggaagtgtccaaaatcCCTGTGGACCTGGCACTCGGGGCTTAGTGGCAAACAGGGCCTGGCAGTTGAACTCAATGCCCTTTTCCAACCCTGAATCCCACGATTCCCGGATGTGGGGCCCTCACCAGCTCTGTGAGACGGTGATGAAGTAGCTGAGGACCTGCACGGTGATGAGCAGGGCTGTCTGCAGCAGGAGGCTGCCCAGCACCAGCGCGCTGATCAGGGCTCCCTGCGGCCGCCGCACGCCCAGCGCCGGCGCCGGCCCCGTGCGCCCCATCAGCACCGCCACCGTGGTGGTGATCACCAGGTcgaagaacaggaactggaaaTCACTCAGGTTGGTGTTGAtctgggcaggagggaagggacaggctcAGAACCGCTGGGGATGATGCCTCACAGttttagtttttatatttttcatgtatttgtgaccctgcagttctttagtgtagaACTCCAAACCCCACACGCAGTGTCAGCTGCTGTTCTcccatttggggcagacacagcaATTCCTCTCCATTtcctcaaggacacctcactgcctcaggatttcatatattcatttaatatattttttattatttgtaaTATTTTCAGTTTGTAATTTGTACTAtaaccctgcagttctttagtgtgtaactccaaacccCACGCGCAGTGCCAGCTTCTGTGCTCCCGTTTGGGGCAGACAcagcaattcctctccaggcctggaaGTCAAGGACACCTCAGTGCCTCAGGATTTCATATATTCCTTCAATatgttttttattatttgtatttgtaatataTATTTGTAAtttgtaatatatatattatttaatatatattgtaatttatattatatattattaaatataataatatactataatattaatattattactattataatatatatattatttaatatgttttttattatttgtatttgtaatttgtaATATatccctgcagttctttagtgtgtaactccaaacccCACACGCAGTGCCAGCTGCTGTTCTCCCGTTTGGGGCAGACAcagcaattcctctccaggcctggcactcaaggacacctcactgcctcaggcccccAGAGATTCAACAAAAGGGAGCTGGGGGAGCAAGCTTGGGGTGAATGACTTAATcagctgaagctgtaattggaggattaacccccaatatgcaaatgggccaaagttataaaagtgtgaaaacctcCAAACCACGGTCCATttctgggtgcagccctggggaGGTTCTGTCTGCCCAAGATGTACCTGAGGGCCCTTCAATAAATACACCTGCTTTTTAATCCATTAATTTTGTCTGGCTCTGTTTTTAGGCAGCCCCAAAAGGCATCGGTGCCCCAGGAATTCTGAGAAAAGCAGGGATTGGGGTGGCACTCACAGTGTAGAGCAGGAGCACGGACACAAACTGCACCAGGCTGTACAGGGCCATGTACTTGAAGACCCCAAAGGAGGTGACCAAGGAGCACCGGCCCTCCCTGGCGGGGGGGGAATGGCGTCACCAAAAACGGCATCACCAAATGGGCACCCAATGGGCACCCTAAACCAGTAATGAAAAACCccgaaccagtataaaccagtaaccccaaatcccctcccagcgcccccaagtccctcccagtcccccccaatccctcccaggtccctcccagtttatcccagtccctcccaggtcCCTTCCagtttcctcccattccctcccagtccgtcccaggtCCCTCCCAATCCCCTCtgagtcccagtccctcccagtccaacccagtccctcccagtcgcctcccagtttatcccagtcctctcccaggtccctcccagtctatcccagtccctcccagtttatcccagtcccctcccagtttatcccagtcccctcccagtccattccaggtTCCTTCCACTCTATCCCAGTTGCCTCCcaggtccctcccagtccatcccagtccctcccagtccctcccaggtccctcccagtttatcccagtctctcccaggtcCCTTCCAGTCCCTCCAAGTCCCCTCtgagtcccagtccctcccagtttatcccagtcccttccagtctcCTCCCAGGTCccttccagtccctcccactcccctctgagtcccagtccctcccagtttatcccagtccctcccagtcccctctgagtcccagtccctcccagttcctcccagtaggGATCGGCGGCACTCCCGGGATTCCCCCGCAGCACTCCCGGGATTCCCCCGCTCACCGGATGACCTTGGGCACGCACTCGATGGTGGCCACGCGGGAGGTGAAGGGCGAGGCCACGGACGCCTCGGCCTCGGACAGGGAGATGCCCACGTCGGCCGCCCGCAGCGCCCCGCAGTCGTTGGCACCGTCCCCGCACATCCCCACGCAGTAACTGCGGGAAAGGGAGCCCGAAATCCTCAGGGAATGGGGAAGGGAGCCCACGTTCCTCAGGGAATGGGGAAGGGAGCCCACGttcctcagggaatgggaaagggagcCCTCGTTTCTCAGGAAATGGGAAAGGGATCCTCcattccacagggaatgcaggaaACGAACCCGACATtccctcagggaatgggaaagggagcCCTCAttcctcagggaatgggaaagggaccccaaattccctcagggaatgggaaagggagcCCACGTTCCTTAGGGAATACAGGAAAGGAAGCCCACGTTCCTCAGGGAATGCAGGAAAGGGACCCCACGTTCttcagggaatgggaaagggaccCCATAttcctcagggaatgggaaagggagcCCAAATTCCTCAGGGAACACAGGAAAGGAACCCCACATTCCTCAGGGAATGGCGAAAATCCCTGGCTCAGCTCAGAGAAGATGTGGATGCTCCATTTCAGGTTGGATCTGGtgcagtgtccctgcccacagcatggGTGCCACCAGCTGATGTTTGAGGCATCACCCAACACCACCCACCCTGTAATTCCAGGATCCATTCCCTGGGATCCATTCCCTGGGATCCAGCCCCTGGGATCCAGCCCCTGGGCCTTACTTGAGCTCCTGCAGGCTGCACACCAGCTGCGTCTTCTGCTCGGGCAGCATGCGGGCAAACACGGTGGCCCGGAGCAGGATCTGCCAACGGGGAGGATCCGTCAGCATTCCCGGGGGACAGGGAACTGGGAATGTGCAGCTGGGCACTGGGATTGTCCAGTAAGGAACTGGGAATGTCCAGTAGGGAACTGGGAATGTccagctgggcactgggaatgTCCAGTAGGGCATTGGAATTGTCCAGCAGGGAACTGGGAATGTCCAGTAGGAAACTGGGATTGTTCAGTAGGGAACTGGGATTGTCCAGTAAGGAACTGGGAATGTccagctgggcactgggaatgTCCAGTAGGGCACTGGAATTGTCCAGTAAGGAACTGGGAATGTCCAGCAGGGAACTAGGATTGTCCAGTAGGGAACTGGGAATGTccagctgggcactgggaatgTCCAGTAGGGCATTGGAATTGTCCAGCAGGGAACTGGGAATGTCCAGCAGGGAACTGGGAATGTccagctgggcactgggaatgTCCAGTAGGGAACTGGGATTGTCCAGTAGGGAACTGGGAATGTCCAGTAAGGAATTGGGAATGTCCAGTTAGGACCTGGGAATGTCCAGTAAGGCACTGGGAATGTCTGGCAGAGAACTGGGATTGTCCAGCAAGGAACTGGGATTGTCCAGTAAGGAATTGGGAATGTCCAGCAGGGCATAGGAATATCCAGTAGGAAACTGGGATTGTCCAGTAGGGCATGGGAATGTCCAGTAAGGCACTGGGAATGTCCAGTTAGGAACTGGGAATGTCCAGTaaggcactggggatgttcagctgggcactggggatgtcTGGCAGAGAACTGGGATTGTCCAGCAGGGAACTGGGAATGTCCAGCAGGGAACTGGGATTGTCCAGTAGGAAACTGGGAATGTCCAACTGGACACTGGGAATGTCCAGCAGGGAACTGGGGAtgtgcagctgggcagggaactGGGAATGTCCAGCAGGGAACAAGATTCCCAGTGGCACTGGAGGGCTCCCAGCAGCACTGGAAGGCTCCCAGTGGCACTGGAGAGTTCCCCAAGGCACTGGAAGGTTCCTAGTGGCACTGGAAGGCTCCCAGTGGCACTGGAGAGTTCCCCAAGGCACTGGAAGGTTCCCAGTGGCACTGGGAAGTTCCCCAAGGCCCCTGGGGGCTCCCTGCCCActcaccctgggcagcagctcgGAGAAGTGCTCGCAGACCACCTGGAAGGATTTCCCGTTGAGGGCGAAGTGGCAGTGCCGGGGTGGGAGGGAGGAGCCGTCCCgctgctgcaggccctgccaggaaacagctccagctccagccccaagCCCAACCCCTGCAGGGCCTCCAGGCCGAGCCAGGAcctgcctggagcagcaggaatggCTCCCCAGAATCCCAATTCCCAGTGGGGCTGTTTGGGGTACAAGACTGGGCTGACCCAGCTCTCTACACCCAGCTTGGAGCAGTGGGAATGGCTCCCCAGAATCCCAATTCCCAGTGGGGCTGTTTGGGGTACAAGGCTGGGCTGGCCCAGCTTGGAGCAGTGGGAAtggctccccaaaatcccaattcccAGTGGGGCTGTTTGGGGTCTCCATGCCAGACCCAGAGCAGTGGGAAaggctccccaaaaccccaattcCAGGCACACCAGTGGGGCTGTTTGGGGTGCAGCCCAGCCCTCCAcgcccagctgggagcaggatcTGGCAGCATCCATGGGGAGGTGTTTGTAGTTGCCATTCAAGCCTGGATCCCTGATGTGCtccagggaaaggcaggagcagctGAACCTCTCCTGAAGGATGGGTTTATGAGGAGCAGGATCACAGCCTTAATTGCCTCCAAGGATGATGATGGAAAACCCCTTCTCACCCCTGGGAgggttcagggccaggctggagcaccctgggagagtggaaggtgtccctgcccatggaatgggatgagctttgaggtcccttccaacccaacccattctgggattcccaGGACTGTGGAGAAAGCTGGATCTGAGGGACTCCATTtcttagatattgggaagaaattcctccctgtgagggtgggcaggccctggcacagggtgcccagagcagctgtggctgcccctggatccctggcagtgcccgaggccaggctggatagggcttggagcaccctggcatggtggaaagtgtccctgcccatgggatgagctctaaggtccctccaacccaaaccacgctggaattctgtgattccacgaACACCCAAGCTCTGCAGGATGCCTGGGCAGTTTGGGCTCCCAAAGGGTGTCCTGGGCTCTCACCTCGGGCTGCTCCTCTCCTTGGGAATGCTCGGCCAGGACGAACTTGAGGGCGGCGGGTTTGTCGTGGCCGGGCGGCGAGGCCGTGACGAAGATCacgccctccctgggctccaccATGCGGCACCCCCGCGCCACGTTCATGGCTGTCAGCATGTTGTCCCCTGCCAGGGACACGTGGGCCATCAGCAAGGAGGTTTTGGGATGCCCAGGCCAAGAGgagcagctccaagctgctgtgtcccctctcccggCCACCGCAGCCATGTGGTGGCTTCGCTTCCCTCTTCTTTCCTCCAAaacctcctgcctgccctgccccagagaaATGTGGGTTCAAGCCCTGTTCTCCTGcctggaaaacacccagaggtGACCCCACACCCCCTGCATTGggcagggaatttgggatttcaaACACAGCAATGTTCAGGGGACGGACAGCAGAACAATGAGTTCTTCCACCCAAAACACATCCAtgccctgagccccacagtggATCGTGGATCCCGAGGGCAGGGACGCACAGAGCCAGGACCAGGAGTGCTCCTGGTGCCCCCACAGCTGCTCCAGGCACAGATCCCTGCTGGGGGTCATAATGGGGTTCCTGGTGAGATTCCTGGTGGGATTCTTGGTAGGGTTCCTGAGGTGGGGTTCCTGCTGGGATCCCTGAGGTGGAATTCCTGGTGAGGTTCCTCGTGGGATTCCTGGGGTAGGGTTCCTGTTGGGATCCCTGGtgggggggtcctggtggggtTCCCGGGGTGGAATTCCTGGTGGGGCTCCTGGTCGGGTTCCTCAGGTGGGGTTACTCAGGTGGAACTCCTGGTGGGGTTTCTGGTAGGATTCCTGGGGTAGGGTTCCCGTTGGGATCCCTGGTGGGGTTCCTGAGGTGGAATTCCTGGTGGGGTTCCTGGGGTAGGGTTCCTGGGGTGGGATTCCTGTTGGGATCCATGTTGGGGTTCCTGGTAGGGTTCCTGGGGTGGAATTCCTGGTGGGATTCCTGCTGGGATCCCTGGTGGGGTTCCTGGGGTGGAATTCCTGGGGTAGGGTTCCTGGTGGGATTCCTGGGGTGGAATTTCTGGTGGGGTTCCTGTTGGGATTCCTGGTAGGAACCCTGGGGTAGGGTTCCTGTTGGGACCCCTGTTGGGATTCCTGGTAGGATCCCTGGGGTAGGGTTCCTGTTGGGACCCCTGTTGGGATTCCTGGTGGGGTTCCTGGGGTGGCGTTCCAGGAGTGGAGTTCCCAGTGGGGTTCCTGGTGGGAAAGCCCTTTCCCCCTGCACACTGCCCAGGACTGTCTGTGTGCCATCCCTCCCTGAGCCCCATGTGCTGGTGCCTCCAGGGTCACCTGTCACCATGACGGGGCGGATGTTGGCGCTCCTCAGCAGCTGGATCACCGGGGCAGACTCCGGCTTCAGGACGTTCTTCATGACCAGGAACCCCAGGAAGTTCAGGCCGCTCTCCACGGAGTCCCTGGTGGGAGACAAGGAGCCTTTCATCACctccaaaaccagcacagaggATCAAAGGGTGTGAGAAACTAAAATCCATCTGGGAACCAGCCAGGGATTCCCTCCATATGGATTAGGGATGAATTCTCTGCAGGGAATCCCAGGAAATGCCAGGAGAGAGTGAGGAGATGGAGAGAGGGAGTGCTGGCACCGacctggggagctgcagggcctcCTCAAAGGTGGCCACCGTGCCCAGGGCTTTGCAGGCCAGAGCCAGGACCCGGAACCCGTCGGTGGTGTAGTGCCGGAGCATCTGGGAGAAATCCGGGGGCACTGGAAAAGCGAGGCCAGAACAGCTCCTGAGGGAGCCTGGAGATCCCAGGATGGGCTGGGGGAAGCTCTCCCCACCCTATGGAGCCTGGAGATCCCATACTGAGCTGGGGGAAAGTCTTCACCCCATGGAGCCTGGAGATGCCATACTGGGCTGGGGGAAGCTCTCCCCACTTCAAGGAAATCCCATACTGGGCTGGGGGAAGCCCTCAACCCCATGGAATGTGGAGATGCCATGCTGGGCTGGAGGAAACTCTCCCAACCCCAAGGAGCCTGGAAATCGCATGATGGGATGGAGGAAGCTCTTCCCACTCCAAGGAGCCTGGAGATCCCATACTGGGCTGGAGGAAACTGTCCCCAACCCAAGGAGCCTGGAAATTCCACCCTGGGCTGGGGGAAGCTCTCTTCACCCCATGGAACCtggagatgccatactgggacgGAGGAAGCCCCTAACCCCATGGAATCTGGAGATCCCAGGATGGGCTTGAAGAAACTCTCCCCGCCCCAAGGAGCCTGGAGATCCCATACTGGTCTGGGGGAAGCCTGCAACCCCATGGAGCCTGGAGATCCCATACTGGTCTGGGGGAAGCCTGCAACCCCATGGAATATGGAGATGCCATACTGGGCTGGGGGAAGCTCTCCCCAACCCAAGGAGCCTGGAGACCCCAGCATGGGATGGAGGAAGCCCCCAACCCCATTCCCCATCTTCTGGCTCCTGTTTCCTTTCCCTCCTGTGGCTGGGGCCACCCCAAAGCCTTTGGGAGCTGCCCCACAGCGTTCCTGAGGATAATTCACTGGGGGAAGATGAGCCTCAGGGATGCAGCCAGCGGGACAGGGGGTGAGCCCACCTCCCAGTACCAACCAGTTTCCttcctgcacagactggccaccATCTCAGGGGCACCCTTGATGTAGGCGTGGgccgaggcctccccaggcagcttgACCAGGACACTCATCCTCTGGAGAGAGGAGGAGAACGGGAAACGCCGCAGGATCCCCAGCGGGGCCTGGTGCCTCTGTGGAGAGCGGGTGGGATCAGGGCCGGGCAGGAACTCCTCCAGGAGGCAGGAACTCCTCCAGGAGGCAGGAACTCCTCCAGGAGGCAGGAACTCCTCCAGGAGGCAGGAACTTCTCCAGGAGGCAGGAACTTCTCCAAGGAGGCAGGAACTTCTCCAAGGAGGCAGGAGGGtgaggagctgttccatgggtTACCCTGTCCCGAGGTTGCTCCTCCTCTGGTGGAGGTTTCACCACGGCCAAGACCTTCATCTCAAACTGCTGGAACGCTGGGag
This genomic stretch from Melospiza melodia melodia isolate bMelMel2 chromosome 26, bMelMel2.pri, whole genome shotgun sequence harbors:
- the ATP13A2 gene encoding polyamine-transporting ATPase 13A2; protein product: MEVTGYQRRAWRVLLCHAGSVLSAGLLLLLFHWKPSLEVQAKCQPCALGQADWLIIRDRFGQCFTTKVLTEPLGEASLEQHPGAQAERRSSVAVVVPDEDESRDTVRLHDKDEKNLLRYYLFQGMRYVWLERRQAFCRVSILDEGWSCAELHLCQAGLDQQEHSARRKIYGPNLIEVPVKSYARLLVEEVLNPFYLFQVLSMVLWVCDAYYYYAACIFLISTFSLGLSLYETRKQSTTLRNMARMSVEVRVRRPGGEELVVSSAELVPGDCIRLPAAGAVLPCDAALLSGECMVNESLLTGESVPVMKTPLPAGGAAYCPEEHRRHTLFCGTQIIQAKAYVGGEVLAVVTRTGFCTAKGDLISSILYPKPVSFKFYKDAVKFVLFLAILALIGTLYSILILVRNKVPVGQIIIRALDLVTVIVPPALPAAMTVGTIYAQNRLKKQGIFCISPPRINLCGKIRLVCFDKTGTLTQEGLDVWGVVPLEQQRFLPIVHEPRCLPAGALLYALATCHAVSPLRGQLVGDPVDIKMLESTGWRLEMMEEEEEEGELPAFQQFEMKVLAVVKPPPEEEQPRDRRHQAPLGILRRFPFSSSLQRMSVLVKLPGEASAHAYIKGAPEMVASLCRKETVPPDFSQMLRHYTTDGFRVLALACKALGTVATFEEALQLPRDSVESGLNFLGFLVMKNVLKPESAPVIQLLRSANIRPVMVTGDNMLTAMNVARGCRMVEPREGVIFVTASPPGHDKPAALKFVLAEHSQGEEQPEGLQQRDGSSLPPRHCHFALNGKSFQVVCEHFSELLPRILLRATVFARMLPEQKTQLVCSLQELNYCVGMCGDGANDCGALRAADVGISLSEAEASVASPFTSRVATIECVPKVIREGRCSLVTSFGVFKYMALYSLVQFVSVLLLYTINTNLSDFQFLFFDLVITTTVAVLMGRTGPAPALGVRRPQGALISALVLGSLLLQTALLITVQVLSYFITVSQSWYVPLNSTVTAPQNLPNYENTVLFCVTGFQYLILAVAMSKGYPFREPLYTNVLFLLVLILLFGLMIWLTLYPLGFPKSLLKLQPIEDFNFKLLLLGIAALNFFAAFVLETALDHGLLGCFRRLRRKKASKKLFKRLEKELSQQQPAWPPLDQPLFATPRMSLAVR